The following are from one region of the Paenibacillus sp. KS-LC4 genome:
- a CDS encoding ABC transporter substrate-binding protein, whose amino-acid sequence MYHHSRLLLLTVFMDQSILSKKTKEKRKVLILFFAFYQLLIRKGARMDVHDYYGQLRKHYIAVPKRHRIAVSMEELSELLSCTRRNTQMLLHKMTELALVEWIPGRGRGNLSQLAFLKSYRELAFAKAQELVKKEKINEAWKLMEQLSDQTAKADFMAWLTRQFGLRQDTEEKDVLRFPFYRPVLRLDPAYVSRRTESHWVEQIFNTLVKYSKGTFQPQLAHYWESDSEHRQWSFFLRKGVRFHHGKRMTARDVAFTFRRLMASSPANWLISMIDAIDITGAYSLTITLKQPNVLFIHGLCTERFSIVPEHTGEVGGANDFARLPIGTGPFRLTRNDESMLIAESNELYFEGCPHLDRIEMWVWPNYESSGEWSVAVQDSQLAYFEAQLKQQANGKQEQLELEQVEQLEQGSTYLAFNLAKKGALQSLQLRQAIHYGLNRQQMIADLGGIREQASTGFLEEGIATDYGSSYDFTYALQLVSESDYAGETLKLYTYEMPSNEQSVEWIRQACEKMGIRIEIGVFPIEELAASEEHRREADLILGGEVLGEQPDMTLIELYKSDTSFVASSLCLEDRAFVDEHISLCLREQQQEARLDILMRIQERLKRQFSLLFLHHSRQLVGHHQSLQGIALNAWGKINYKDVWVRRSR is encoded by the coding sequence TTGTATCATCATTCGCGGCTGCTCCTCTTGACCGTATTTATGGATCAAAGTATACTTTCGAAAAAGACGAAGGAAAAGCGAAAGGTTCTGATTTTGTTTTTCGCCTTTTACCAATTGCTGATTCGCAAAGGAGCCCGCATGGACGTCCACGACTATTACGGCCAATTAAGGAAGCATTATATTGCTGTGCCGAAGCGGCATCGAATTGCCGTATCGATGGAGGAATTGAGCGAGCTGCTGTCATGCACTCGCCGCAACACGCAAATGCTTTTGCACAAAATGACAGAGCTTGCGCTTGTAGAGTGGATTCCGGGGCGCGGGCGGGGAAATCTGTCGCAGCTGGCTTTTCTAAAATCCTATAGGGAGCTGGCGTTTGCCAAAGCGCAGGAGCTGGTTAAAAAGGAGAAAATCAATGAGGCGTGGAAGCTGATGGAGCAGCTTTCCGACCAAACGGCTAAAGCCGATTTCATGGCATGGCTCACCAGGCAGTTTGGCTTGCGGCAGGATACGGAGGAGAAGGACGTGCTGCGTTTTCCCTTTTATCGGCCTGTTCTGCGGCTTGATCCTGCCTATGTGTCGCGGCGCACGGAATCGCATTGGGTGGAGCAAATATTCAATACGCTGGTGAAATATTCAAAGGGGACGTTTCAGCCGCAGCTGGCCCACTATTGGGAGAGCGATTCGGAGCATAGGCAGTGGTCCTTTTTTCTGCGTAAGGGTGTACGCTTTCACCATGGGAAGCGAATGACAGCGCGTGATGTCGCTTTTACCTTTAGGAGACTGATGGCAAGCTCTCCTGCCAATTGGCTGATTTCCATGATAGATGCAATCGACATAACCGGGGCATACAGTCTCACGATTACGCTGAAGCAGCCGAATGTTTTGTTTATTCATGGCTTATGTACGGAGCGCTTCAGCATTGTGCCAGAGCATACGGGTGAGGTGGGAGGAGCCAATGATTTTGCCAGGCTGCCAATTGGAACAGGGCCCTTCCGCTTGACCCGCAATGATGAATCGATGCTGATTGCCGAGTCTAACGAGCTCTATTTCGAAGGCTGTCCCCATCTGGACCGCATTGAAATGTGGGTTTGGCCAAATTATGAATCAAGTGGGGAATGGTCCGTTGCTGTGCAGGATTCGCAGCTTGCTTATTTTGAAGCGCAGCTTAAGCAGCAAGCGAATGGGAAGCAGGAGCAGCTTGAGCTGGAGCAAGTAGAGCAGTTGGAGCAGGGAAGCACTTATTTAGCCTTCAATCTCGCGAAAAAAGGAGCGCTGCAGTCGCTACAGCTGCGCCAAGCGATCCATTACGGCTTGAATCGTCAGCAGATGATTGCCGATCTGGGCGGCATTCGCGAGCAGGCGTCAACGGGGTTTTTGGAAGAGGGGATAGCTACTGATTATGGCTCCAGCTATGATTTCACTTATGCTCTGCAGTTGGTTAGCGAATCGGATTACGCTGGCGAGACGCTTAAGCTGTATACGTATGAAATGCCCAGCAACGAGCAAAGTGTGGAGTGGATCCGGCAGGCCTGCGAGAAGATGGGTATTCGAATCGAAATTGGGGTGTTTCCAATCGAGGAGCTGGCAGCGAGTGAAGAGCATAGGAGGGAAGCCGATCTTATTTTGGGCGGAGAGGTGCTTGGCGAACAGCCGGATATGACGCTTATTGAGCTGTATAAGTCGGATACGAGCTTCGTAGCTAGCAGTCTCTGCTTGGAAGACCGCGCATTTGTCGACGAGCATATTTCATTATGCTTGCGGGAGCAGCAGCAGGAGGCTCGCTTGGACATTCTAATGCGTATTCAAGAGCGGCTCAAGCGGC